The Glycine soja cultivar W05 chromosome 19, ASM419377v2, whole genome shotgun sequence genomic sequence ATCAATATAGCCCGGGAAACTACATGACAAGCCatgagaataaaaaatcatgttaaataTATTCTCCATAAAATCAAACTGAAGtatgaataaaagaaaatgtgcATTGtgcaatatataataaattaataatttattgaacAAATACATACCACTATAATATCTATCCTTTAATTCCTCTACAGTCCGAGAGGATGGAAACCTATCAGCTATTACAATAAATCGGAGATCAAATCTCTCACATAAGTCAAATAGTTGATCCGTCTCCTCTTTGGTCCACATCTACATATATAAAGCATAATGGAATAGAGCAATGCACTTAAAACTTGATAaagatacatgtaaaaataCTGATAGAATGTCAAATGTCTCAACTTTCAATTGTGAAAAGCACACAGAATCACAGTTGCAGTTAAGGGTGAGTAGTTTTACACAATGAAAAGTACAGTTTAGTGTAGTGAACAAGAGAAACAGATGCAAATTTAAGCAAGGTTCACACATGCGGATCCTTCCAAATTGATCACAAATTTGTCCATTTGTTTATAGCTATACCGATAATATTTTCCTGTTCTTGGAACCAATCATCATGATAAAGTGTAAGGAAAAGGGCATGATCCCATATACCCATCCATATGGTTGCCTGTTTGATTCAAAATACAGGTTCTTTTTAACAAGAAAACCTCAAGGTAACAATTCAGAATGTGACCCAACTCTTACTGTTGTAACCCAATTCAAAAGCTTTAAAAAcaatccaaaattttactatGATCATTCTACCAAAACCGCCAACTACATCACAAACAGCATTAGTTATCCATCTGGGAGGTAATAAATTTTCCTAAGCCACCCACATTAATGTATACATAAGCTCAAGTAAGAGCAGGCTCCAAACAAATTTTGTCACATCAAACCAAAAGGTATCCCTCACAAGAGACAATCTCAGCAAAAGTAAATTGAATACTTGGTCAAGAGTCCAAGACTCAATCACTGAAACTAAATTAAGCTGTGATTGTGATTATTATGACAATATGACTCTGATGATATGATCAAGTTTATAGAATCTTGCTGTTGTCATCCATACAAAACTTGGGGTTCAAGGATTTAAAATGGAAACCAAGGAACAGAGATGTGTGGTTGCATTATtgaatagagagagaaaaagaactaTAACCTCCCCCAACAAAGCAAGTGCTCCACAGAGAAAACTATCCCTGCCAAAGCTAGAAGCCAAAAGGAATCCTGAATACATGAAGATCACTCCTCCCCTATAAGGCTATAACTATCCACACTATCGGAATATCCCACAAGCCAAAACAGAAACCAAAACAAACCGGCCTACATgtattctgtttttgtttttctttattgtttcTCCTAGAGTAAATCTCCAGGTCTTATGCTCATTTGCTTGGCTGACCATTAATAGTTCTCAATCAATCCATCAATTCTTTTAGACAAAATCTCTTTTAAATTAGTGACGGAAGAAAACCTCTCATGGATGTAACAGGGTAACTTGTGTTGTCATTAGACCACACAAGAATAACAAGATATCCTCTTCCAGAAAAAAGAAATGGCTTTCAATACTATGATTTATAAGCTCCAACATAAGTAACAAGCAATTTAACACTTCTAATGGTCCATAcacaaaaatacctttcaatacTACTCGTGCACTAGAAGCCAATGGAGACCCCAAAATCACAACTTGATACAGTGAATAAAATACGGTTTGGGTAGCACAGAAAATGGCAACATTATGGTATGAGCACAAAATTGAATAAGTTCCATAAAATTGTACAGTTAGACATGGTACTCACAGGATCTGTCAAATACTTGTCATACTCCTCATCTGTGTATTTGATAACATCAACGGACTGCAACACACCATGTAAACCAACATTCAATCATACAAAAAGATGATGCTAActaaattcatattaaaaaataaagcaatgcAGAGCATGCATGAAGACAAAAAGTACACTCGCATTTACCTTGTTATACTTGGCAAAAGAATAGTCCCCTGTGGGAGGAACACCATTAACGACTCGTACCTGAATTGCAAGAGACAAATAACCATTACTCGCATGCTCATAATCACATATAAGGTTAAACTATTCATTTGGTCTCTTTATTTGtctcaaatttaagttttagtcCCTATATTAGAAAACAATAAGTTTAGTCCCTAGACAAACTTTTGCAGCAGTTTTCACCACCAGAAAGTTTCACCGTGGTTGTATACCTCCAGAAAATTATCTCCGGCGTTAATGCCAAGGAACAAAGCTTAATTTTTATGCATGTGTATGCACTAAAACTTACAATTTTTCTCATACAGTGACTAAAACTTAAAATGGGAAGAACTATAGAGACAAAATGGATAGTTTAACCCACAgagaatgttttaaaaatatcctGAGACTGATACTGACCCAATGGTAAAGATGAAGATTATCTTTACGAGCAGAACTGGTGAAAGGAAGCCACTGCCAAGTGATctgaaaaaggaagaaaaaggtgAAATTACTCATTAACTTAAATCACCAGAGTAATTGAGTATtcccaaaacaaaaacaaaagaagaaacaaacctTTTCCAGAGGAGGAGGCTTTTTCTTCAACTGAGAGGCTTCAGTTGCAGGCATGAGAGGGGCCAATCCACCCGTAAGCGCATACACCTACAAattcaattgaattgaattgaattcagTAACCACAAACAAAATCTTGAATGTGACATTGTTATTGTTGAAATTGATAAAGATAGGTACCTCGCGTGAAATGCCATCTGGTTTTCTTTGAGACTCTTTGGGAGGACGAGACTTCTTCTCGAGAGTTGGGAATGAGTTTTTGGGCAATCCCAGGATATCCTTCGCGTCCATAATTCACAATCATAGACACAACGTTAAGGTCTATTTAGGGTTTCAGGATCAACTTCGGATTTGGGGGAATTAAACAGGTTCGTTCTTCCTGTTCCAGTTTTCCCTCTCACTTTTCTCTACTGCGgatattaaaatttagaataGCCGATGCAACGACGTCGTATTAGCTTCTTGTTCAcaactcttcttcttttaattctGATTTCTGTAATTttctatgtttcttttttaattctgatttctgtaattttttatgtttaatttctataaatttatgttttttcaattttgaatccAATAATTCTTTTTTGTTCACTTTTATTTGATGTaagtttgtttttgtattttaattcctttaaaattgcattttttttcattcttagtCATTGTAagttataaacattaaaattaaaaaaaatacaaactcaaaggaactaagaaaaaattataaaaattaaaaataaaagaaaatacaaatttacataaactaaaaataaataataataccaAAATTGTAAAACGCAAATTTACAagcacaaaaacataaaataataacatattttgtgaacattgaatttaaattttttctcgcATTTAAAACTTCTTTCCTCTCTCTCTGATAATAATGTATTTTGTGGAAATCAAACTTTAATATTTactcaaaaatttaatttaatgtacaCTTCAGCTAATTGAGTCTCAACAACTCATTATAGCAACGTACATTCCATTTTTGAGTGGATAAGGATAGATATAAGGAGGGGGAAAAGCAAAAGTGATAAATATTACAagtgatatgataaaaaaaacagaataaataaaaaaaataagacaagaaaaaatagatgtatacatataaaagtattaatatTTAGACACCCACAAATTGTAAACACCATGTCAATTACCCTTCTCATTTATctctatctttctctttttgtcatattaaacatttatttctcatttttttttctctcaaggtGTAAACATTCAAAGGAgtgtctcattttttatttctctcagcGTGTAGACGTTCAAAGGTCCAAATGCAGTGGGCATGTGAATCATATATATTTGCTGAGCAGCAAAAGTGTATACAACATATGCacgaaaaaggaaaatgttttttttttcccataaaAAGGTGgaacaagttttattatttcttttcattttgaaaagtatatatatatatatatatatatatatatatatatatatatatatatatatatatatacggaaaagataaaaaaagtaaataatagataaattatgttaaacactaataatataaaataattttatattataataaatttattaacttttaatgtAATTACTTTCAAGTTTTaacttgatttatatttatttatcggCATAATGATTTCTTATCAATTGATATTATAAGATTTTTCATACTAATAGAGTAATAGCACACCGCCAATATAGATACTTAAATTATTTGATGCTTAAATTATGAAATTCATTCTAAATATagagatgaaaattaaattacacaagtacgagttatatttttttactgcactaatgtaacttatatatatatatatatatatatatatatatatatatatatatatatatatatatatatatatatcatctcACCGTTGATAGAATATATATTCTATCCATATGCATCCCTAATTGTATTTATAACATATAGACAAAAAATCAAGATGTctatgaaaaacaaaacaagactGAAACTTTATCAACATTTCCCTTTCAATATGATCCGTCTTTATTTCGAATAATGCAAAAGCAGCCGGTTGTTTGCTTACCTTACGTTAATTCTTCTACTGTTTGTTTTTAATCTGATCAGCtggctttctttttcctttttttttcttggtctcGCTTTTGTTCTTTCTTCCATTACTGTTTGTGTATTAGTAAATTGAATTTTCAAGTGTACGCATAATGTGGACATTGTCAAACAGGATAGAACTTTCAATTCCTTCCTCTTTCAAGTTCCCCACTGGTCCGTCTTATCTACAAAGTCCATCCTCcttaaattaataaacatactACAAAAGTTAATTACTTTTTCTTAGTACACAGTTGTTCACCGTACCccattttaattgtaaaatttacaattgaattaattttaatcataacaTCGTACGTCTCTCCCTCTTCCAGCCCTTGAATATATATACATGCTATATGATACCACCTTTCTCTGACCAAGTCATACTCTATACCCTCCATAGCTAGGTGTTCTGTGTGTCAATCAAACCAGATATTTCTTTgttttatcaatatatatatatagcaatgGTTGTGCCTTCTCCTTCTCCAACTTCTATCAAGACAAGTTACAAGAAAAAGAAGACGATAATAAAAATTCCAACGATAGACCTATCCATGGAAAGGACAGAGTTGTCGGAAACAGTGGTGAAAGCCTGCGAGGAATACGGCTTCTTCAAGGTTGTTAACCACAATGTTCCGAAGGAGGTTATTGCAAGAATGGAAGAAGAGGGTGCAGAGTTTTTTGGCAAAGCCACCTACGAGAAGCGTGGAGCTGGCCCAGCAAGTCCTTTCGGTTATGGCTTCAGCAATATCGGGCCCAACGGAGATATGGGTGACCTAGAGTATCTTCTGCTTCATGCTAACCCTCTTTCCGTCTCTGAGAGATCCAAAACCATCGCTAATGACTCCACCAAGTTCAGGTACCACTACTTCATTATCATCATTTGTTGATTTTTCTCGCCAACAATATTTACCTGTAGTACTAATCCtaggtttctttttctttcctagaTTATGGGTGAAAACGACATTAACgaaataaagtgaaaatgttttctttatttaaacaCCATGGTTGGTACAACAAAAAGCTGTCgtttccttttcctttatgtgtttttttagtttttttttttatgtaatcaCCACCGTAATTAAAGTCTTTTAACTCTAGATATTTTGCGCTGATTATGAGCTTTGACTTAAAGTttaattatacttaaaatttatagtttttttcaaaaatgtattgtgtagtattttttttagtttatgtataaaaaacaaatatagatAATTATATAACAATACTATCATTTTTCAACATTCAAATATCAAactattaatgaatataatattaGTACTCACTATTATTTAGCaagttagaataatttttttagtttgtttttattttattttaatatattggtTATCAAAGGCTGATATGCAGTCTAATTTCATATAACTATCGCTTGAATTACTTTCATacattttatcttataaatttttatttatttattataacatactgaaaaaattgtttaatttttcactATAAAAACTTACATtatcaattaatcataaatgatGATAAATGACTGACTATGTTTTTTTAGGGTAAATTTGATTTGAAGGAAAGAcaggagaagagaaagaaaataagagaaagtTTAAAATCAGATCCTCCATTCCTTGTTTCCTATTTTGGAACTGTTTCAAGTAAGATAGAAGGGTGAAAAAAATAAGTGGGACCCTATATTTCTACAATATTTCCATTTTGGGAaggaaagataaaataaatttgattttatatatgtaacttAAATACCAAATgacatttatttttacattttatatacatattttctatctttctattttttatacaaccaatcaagagaaaaaaaagttttatctttctttattttcattttctctcttgcTAAGAAACAACCTAAAAATCAGCTCacatacttttttttccttttctttttctttcactttttttctccTAAATCAAACCAAGCATGAAAGTACGTAATTacaataaaattgaataaacttatcatatataatatattaaaagtttaataattatGCACACTTAGTTTAAAAACTTTAACAACatcaactaataaaatatcaccAATGACATACTTTTAAGTTAATCAGCGAAAGTCTACTTTCCATATActgttcatatttatttttctcatttgtaaATGGATAAAAGTGTAAAAACCTTTTACATGTTTTATACTGTaattacatttaaattaaattcctaAAAATAAGAAACGTACAAGTAATTAGTTGTATATAAACGAACGTAAAGGAGGAAAGTCAGGGAACAAGTCAACAAGGCCTTCTGTCTTTGTTTCTTAATTAACTGCCTAGCAGAGTAGCACCTTCAATATTGGTCTGTGGCTATAACTTGTTTGACCTATATGTGATATCGATGTCTAACTTATTGGATACAGgcgtttaatataattaaagttgaattatttagatattatttaagtttgatccttattataaatgtttttaattaaattttacttattttttaactaaattctaaattaattaagattttttctgataaattggagaattaagaaaaaaaattgtgatgtgTTTCTTGTTCTTGTATGTCATAATGAAAGAAGTTCTTTGCCAAAACCAGGCCATCTATAGCATATATATGGTATCCTAATCAAGGATAAGCATGCAAGCTACCTTTTGTTAATCAATATGAACCGTTTATGTAGTTGATTTCACGTGTTTGTTTCGTATGCATGATTAAGACTTATATGTGCACCTGTGAATAAATTGGATCAGGGTTTTCACTGCAACTGGATCCATCCATCGATCTGTGTTTATATCCATGATAGTCACGGTGAATTAATATTCTATTTACATAATAGTTTAaggatttaattttcatatatagtaaaaaaaaacatataacaatatcaactaattaaaaactatcttaaatatattttttagatttattattACAACAGTGATCACTATACATAACAATATACATCTTATATATGATAGTATAAAAAACTTTACATcattaatgtattttaattaaatacataattttataaatcatGCACTTTTGTTTAACATTGGAAGGATTCAATTACTTTATAGCATTAAAATATGaccaaaaatatttatcttattataGTCTTATACAATTTAgctgacttttgaaaaaatgagctgactttctttatgaattttctatcaatttaataataatattagaatTGCAAAAATGCGACGCAGCACGTGTACCGTCAAACAAATGGGCTACACCAACCAACATTTTAGGTGTGGATCTGATAtccaattttaaacaaataagactattaacgaaaagacaaaaaaaatgaaaagacaaAGATACACAAAAATAAACGAAATGATTCTAACAaaccatttatatatatatatatatatatatatatatatatatatatatatatatttgtcacatttattcatttaaaataaaaattctgttaaaagaataaaaagtctGTTTTtcgtattttatcattttttaaataatgtaaaattaatacaataaaattacagtaaaaataatctattaaatttaattgaaaaaatccCCCTAATCTATAATTTTCgaataaacaataatattttaatacgaGCATATCATAATTTAGAACAAACATTTTTTTGCCTTTATGTATAAATATCTAGCTTAAATATGCTTTTAATCcagcaaatttttttttgtccttatatgtttatttttaatgttaattcttgtaagttgattttttttttttaattttgatcttggtaatgaacaaaatatcttaCCGATATCAAACTTAAAAAAGTACAAACTTATAtgaatcaaaaaattaaaaaaatgttaatctaTAAAGACCAAAAGcatatttaaatcaaaatattttaatatttgtcaGCGATTAACCTAaattattgattatattttacctacattaattttataaccGCTCACTAGCAACATTTTAGTTCTTTATATTCATTTGCTTAGGTAGATTTGAtttcaaatatgtattttttgtaTTACAAACAGATAATGTGTTGTATTTACCAATTTAGACTAATTGAAAGTATaagtaataatttaaactatATATAATTTGGCAGCCTAACCTGCTACAAGTTAACTCGCATTGGGCTAATTAAAAATGGAgctgatatttttttgattagatGGATCTTACTTTCCTACTCAGGCTGGGCCCATTGGCCCAAAACATAAACTGATAAAAAGCAAAGTAAAATGTACTAGAATCATGTTACACCTTGGGTTTTAGCATAAGCCGACAGTGACTGAGTTATGGACATTGCCCCCAGTGTCACAGTTCATGAACCTTCGTTAGAAAGGACAGCAAATTCAGGTTATTTGTGCTGGCATAATTTGCATTGGTTTCTCTTTGTACAATCTTGTGAGCGTGCCCACGCGTGACCAAATGTCCTTTTGTTTCCTGAAAATAGACCAAATCTTAGATGACTGAAGTCATGAAGAAGTTAGTAACTGACAAAACCcaaagaataacaaaatatctgTTAGACTTTTCTTCGGCTTTTATTTTGTGGTAATAACAAATTGTATGTTAGTATTTACTATAGTATTCATAATCCCTCTATTTGTTTTTGGTAGTTGTGTTGTGAATGATTATGTAGAAGCAGTAAAAGAAGTAACGTGCGAGATTTTAGATCTGGTGGTTGAGGGATTAGGGGTCCCAGACAAGTTCGCACTAAGCAGGCTCATTAGAGATGTGAATAGTGATTCAGTTCTGAGGATCAATCACTACCCTCCATTGAACCAGAAGGTGAAGGGCAACAAGAATAGCATTGGTTTTGGGGCGCATTCTGACCCTCAGATCTTGACCATCATGCGGTCCAATGACGTGGGTGGGCTTCAAATTTACACCCGTGATGGGTTGTGGATTCCTGTCCCTCCTGACCCCAATCAATTCTTTGTCATGGTGGGTGATGTCTTCCAGGTTGGTCCCTTAATCAAACTCTATATCATAGCCACGATCAAGGTTTTCCAAAGTACAATTTTACATTCATCACATTCACATTTGTAagggaaaaaaactaaaacGCTCATCAATTTTGGGTGTATTGAAGCATAGgaatagaaatgaaaaataaaataaaattataaactagttgaaaatttataaactaGCTTAAATTTACAAGTTATAagttaagagtaaaaaaaaactttaaacttATAAATCAGCTTGTTAGCTACTAAATTGATTGAGTGACTTATCAAATGCACTCTAAAGAAAGAAAGCCCTATACATTATAAGTGATGTCACGAGAAAGGGattgaagaataaaaagaaaataggtgAAAATGAGAGAgctataattaaaaagaaagagaaactgAATGTATGTTTTAAATGTAGTTTATTGGAAATCAACTTATTCAAGAAACTGAATGTATGTTTTAAACGTAATTCATTGGAAATCAAGTGATTTGATATAAGTGATTAATATGTTAAAGATAAAGTCGGATCATTCAAATATTATTTGAGATTGATCATCggtaaaaatagtttttgattatgttttatttaacttCTGATTAAACTTCAGTCAAAATCTATTTCTCCTGTTAAATTGAATGATTAAGAGGacaaacaaaatacaatttctTAGATATCGTATTATTCTACTATCAAACTTAGAGTTTCACATTCTTAATTTGCATCCATGTTTAATGTCAATCTTTATTATGTAAACTACCAAAgtgaaactttaatttttatcaaacaacAATACTAAAAACATATAAGAAactacatttaaattttatctttgtaaCAATACTAAAAACATATAAGAAactacatttaaattttatctttgtaaTAATCTCATTTCTAAATATATGGCAAAGTATTAGCTTGCAAAACATATACtgataaatttacatttttaatttatgttgacATGAATGAAGGTTTTGACAAATGGAAAGTTCATGAGTGTGAGGCACAGGGCATTAACCAACACATTGAAGGCAAGGATGTCAATGATGTACTTTGCAGCACCACCACTTGATTGGTGGATCACTCCGCTACCCAAGATGGTGTCACCACCACAAAATCCAAGTCTATATAAGCCCTTCACATGGGCCCAGTACAAGAAAGCAACATATTCCTTACGCCTCGGAGATTCTCGACTTGATCTCTTCAAGGCCCAGCTAGATACCCATCATGTATCTGCCTCTCCATCACAAATTCAATGTTAGTATGTACTATGTTATTGCCCTACATAATTAGTCAGGACACGGGAGGAGTAAGAATTGGGtagttatttcttcttttttctcaagTCCTTTTTAGTTTGgaacatttttatattctttaaaaaGCTGAAGTTAGggatttgttttatttacaatttaaaaatgtcCATTGAAGTGGTActgttgtgaaaaatatgacACCACTGTGAAGTCCAATTTTAATTCACGGGAATTCTGATATGATGACAATCTtcatactatttgaatttccaatGTAAAACATTAttctattattataaaaaaggactttattagtaattaaaaatttctatattcaaaagataggatatTTATGCTGATGATTTTGAACATAAGGAACCTAGCTTAGCAGTTCCTTCAGAAACTGATAATTTaggttttctatatttttttaaaattacatttttatttgcTATTTCAAGAATGAAGATAAACCTAGGTTAGAAGTTCCTTGTGGAACagtaaaaataggttttttggggaaaaaaaaattatactttggATGGAAGAATCActagcttctttctttttttttttttttcttttttttgtttttaaaaaaaagtctaattCCTATCATTTACAAAACTAGTACCTCATATAGAGGTGAAGGATAATTGCCCGAAATCAAATCAGagccaaatttaattaaatcctaAATCCCGATTTAAATTATTCTCAAACCCATCCATCcgcaaattatattatttatcaacACAGTGCACAcagacacacaaaaaaaatctatatcagATCCTCTACATTTATTAGTTGTTCTATAAGGTTAAGG encodes the following:
- the LOC114398426 gene encoding gibberellin 2-beta-dioxygenase 2-like; translation: MVVPSPSPTSIKTSYKKKKTIIKIPTIDLSMERTELSETVVKACEEYGFFKVVNHNVPKEVIARMEEEGAEFFGKATYEKRGAGPASPFGYGFSNIGPNGDMGDLEYLLLHANPLSVSERSKTIANDSTKFSCVVNDYVEAVKEVTCEILDLVVEGLGVPDKFALSRLIRDVNSDSVLRINHYPPLNQKVKGNKNSIGFGAHSDPQILTIMRSNDVGGLQIYTRDGLWIPVPPDPNQFFVMVGDVFQVLTNGKFMSVRHRALTNTLKARMSMMYFAAPPLDWWITPLPKMVSPPQNPSLYKPFTWAQYKKATYSLRLGDSRLDLFKAQLDTHHVSASPSQIQC